From a single Oncorhynchus nerka isolate Pitt River linkage group LG11, Oner_Uvic_2.0, whole genome shotgun sequence genomic region:
- the LOC115137621 gene encoding olfactory receptor 1D2-like: MENSTQVKLFYLFGLQETFNNKSIYFFLSLVTYLLIITVNLTMIITIIQEKGLHEPMYIFLCSLCVNGLYGTAGFYPKLLLDLQSDVQVISYGGCLTQTYVIYTSVLCEMSTLTVMSYDRYVAICRPLLYHNIVTSLTVRKLLLLSWCYPLFISLIALILTARLPLCGSRIDKIFCDNPSILKHACLPITFNQILNKCMILVHVLQLLFIVFSYCQIVRTCVKSSKGRIKQKAFSTCSPHLASLLNFSFVCFLTLLHSRLDRPMNNVPTEALKALSDMKNVFLGRPGKNRMSLR; encoded by the exons ATGGAGAACTCAACACAAGTAAAGTTATTTTATCTCTTTGGCTTACAAGAGACATTTAACAACAAATCTATTTATTTTTTCTTGTCTCTTGTCACATACCTTCTCATCATCACTGTGAATCTGACTATGATCATAACAATCATTCAGGAGAAAGGTCTCCATGAGCCCATGTATATCTTTCTGTGTAGTTTATGTGTCAATGGATTGTATGGAACTGCTGGTTTCTACCCCAAGTTGTTACTGGACCTTCAGTCAGATGTTCAGGTGATATCTTATGGTGGATGTTTGACTCAAACCTATGTCATATACACATCTGTCCTGTGTGAAATGTCTACTCTGACAGTGATGTCTTACGACAGGTATGTGGCAATATGCAGACCACTACTATATCATAACATTGTGACATCTTTAACTGTTAGAAAGTTACTATTATTGTCTTGGTGTTATCCTTTATTTATATCACTAATAGCACTTATTTTAACCGCCAGACTTCCTTTGTGTGGATCTCGCATTGATAAGATCTTCTGTGACAATCCGTCTATACTGAAACATGCATGTTTACCCATAACCTTCAATCAGATTTTGAACAAATGTATGATTTTGGTTCATGTTTTACAGTTACTTTTCATTGTATTTTCTTACTGTCAGATTGTAAGGACTTGTGTAAAGTCGTCTAAGGGAAGGATTAA ACAGAAAGCTTTCAGCACCTGTTCTCCTCATCTGGCCTCGCTGCTCAACTTCTCTTTCGTCTGTTTCTTAACTCTGCTCCACAGTAGACTTGATAGGCCTATGAACAATGTTCCAACG GAGGCGCTGAAGGCCTTGTCTGACATGAAGAACGTGTTCTTGGGCAGACCGGGAAAAAACAGGATGTCGTTAAGGTAG